The following proteins are encoded in a genomic region of Arvicanthis niloticus isolate mArvNil1 chromosome 21, mArvNil1.pat.X, whole genome shotgun sequence:
- the Cdc25a gene encoding M-phase inducer phosphatase 1 isoform X8 encodes MELGPEPPHRRRLLFACSPTPAPQPTGKVLFGASAAGGLSPVTNLTVTMDQLEGLGSFGDYEKPMEVRNNSSLQRMGSSESTDSGFCLDSPGPLDSKENLEISLRRINSLPQKLLGCSPALKRSHSDSLDHDIFQLIDQDENKENEAFEFKKPVRPASRGCLSAHAHEESKDTTFTHRQSSAPARMLSSNENDINESGHFSPLFTPQSPVKATLSDEDDGFIDLLDGENLKNDEETPSCMASLWTAPLVMRRPTNLADRCGLFDSPSPCSSTSSSSTRAVLKRTDRSHEESPQGTKRRKSVPSPVKADVLEPTQLLHQSLSLTSSLKGTIENILDSDPRDLIGDFSKGYLFHTVSGKHQDLKYISPEIMASVLNGKFANLIKEFVIIDCRYPYEYEGGHIKGAVNLHMEEEVEDFLLKKPIVPTDGKRVIVVFHCEFSSERGPRILTVSHPATDQCTTKTLKKT; translated from the exons ATGGAACTGGGCCCGGAGCCCCCCCACCGCCGCCGCCTGCTCTTCGCTTGCAGCCCCACTCCTGCGCCGCAGCCCACGGGGAAGGTGCTGTTTGGCGCGTCAGCTGCTGGCGGACTGTCCCCTGTCACCAACCTGACGGTCACCATGGACCAGCTGGAAGGGCTGGGCAG TTTCGGTGACTATGAGAAACCAATGGAGGTGAGAAATAACAGCAGTCTACAGAGAATGGGCTCCTCAGAATCGACTGATTCAG GTTTCTGTCTAGATTCTCCTGGGCCCTTGGACAGTAAAGAAAA CCTTGAAATTTCCCTGAGGAGAATAAATTCCCTACCT CAGAAGCTCTTGGGATGTagcccagcactgaagaggaGCCACTCTGATTCTCTAGACCATGACATCTTTCAGCTCATCGACCaggatgaaaataaagaaaat GAAGCATTTGAATTTAAAAAGCCAGTCAGACCTGCATCTCGTGGCTGCCTGAGTGCTCATGCCCATGAGGAAAGTAAAGACACTACCTTCACCCACAGGCAAAGTTCAGCTCCAGCTCGGATG CTGTCTTCAAATGAAAATGACATTAATGAATCAGGACATTTCAGTCCTCTTTTTACACCCCAGTCACCTGTGAAAGCCACTTTGTCTGATGAGGATGATGGCTTCATAGACCTTCTGGATGGAGAGAATCTGAAG aaTGATGAGGAGACCCCATCATGCATGGCAAGCCTCTGGACAGCTCCTCTTGTCATGAGAAGACCTACAAACCTT GCCGATCGGTGCGGACTGTTTGACTCCCCTTCCCCGTGCAGCTCCACCAGCAGCTCCAGCACTCGGGCAGTGTTGAAGAGAACAGACCGATCTCATGAGGAGTCTCCTCAAGGTACAAAGCGGAGGAAGAGTGTGCCCAGTCCTGTGAAAGCAGATGTTCTGGAGCCAACCCAG CTTCTACACCAGTCTCTATCCCTGACATCTTCCCTCAAAGGAACCATTGAGAACATTTTGGACAGTGACCCAAGAGACCTTATAGGGGATTTCTCCAAG ggTTATCTCTTTCATACAGTCTCTGGGAAGCATCAGGATTTGAAATATATTTCTCCAGAAATT ATGGCATCTGTTTTGAATGGCAAGTTTGCCAATCTCATTAAAGAGTTTGTTATTATTGACTGCCGATACCCATATGAATATGAAGGTGGCCACATCAAG GGTGCTGTGAACTTGCACATGGAAGAAGAGGTTGAGGACTTCTTACTCAAGAAACCTATTGTGCCTACTGATGGCAAGCGTGTCATTGTCGTATTCCACTGTGAGTTTTCCTCTGAAAGAGGCCCTCGAAT TCTCACTGTGAGCCACCCAGCTACCGACCAATGCACCACGAAGACTTTAAAGAAGACCTAA
- the Cdc25a gene encoding M-phase inducer phosphatase 1 isoform X6, which translates to MELGPEPPHRRRLLFACSPTPAPQPTGKVLFGASAAGGLSPVTNLTVTMDQLEGLGSFGDYEKPMEVRNNSSLQRMGSSESTDSGFCLDSPGPLDSKENLEISLRRINSLPKLLGCSPALKRSHSDSLDHDIFQLIDQDENKENLSSNENDINESGHFSPLFTPQSPVKATLSDEDDGFIDLLDGENLKNDEETPSCMASLWTAPLVMRRPTNLVSYSADRCGLFDSPSPCSSTSSSSTRAVLKRTDRSHEESPQGTKRRKSVPSPVKADVLEPTQLLHQSLSLTSSLKGTIENILDSDPRDLIGDFSKGYLFHTVSGKHQDLKYISPEIMASVLNGKFANLIKEFVIIDCRYPYEYEGGHIKGAVNLHMEEEVEDFLLKKPIVPTDGKRVIVVFHCEFSSERGPRMCRYVRERDRLGNEYPKLHYPELYVLKGGYKEFFLKCQSHCEPPSYRPMHHEDFKEDLKKFRTKSRTWAGEKSKREMYSRLKKL; encoded by the exons ATGGAACTGGGCCCGGAGCCCCCCCACCGCCGCCGCCTGCTCTTCGCTTGCAGCCCCACTCCTGCGCCGCAGCCCACGGGGAAGGTGCTGTTTGGCGCGTCAGCTGCTGGCGGACTGTCCCCTGTCACCAACCTGACGGTCACCATGGACCAGCTGGAAGGGCTGGGCAG TTTCGGTGACTATGAGAAACCAATGGAGGTGAGAAATAACAGCAGTCTACAGAGAATGGGCTCCTCAGAATCGACTGATTCAG GTTTCTGTCTAGATTCTCCTGGGCCCTTGGACAGTAAAGAAAA CCTTGAAATTTCCCTGAGGAGAATAAATTCCCTACCT AAGCTCTTGGGATGTagcccagcactgaagaggaGCCACTCTGATTCTCTAGACCATGACATCTTTCAGCTCATCGACCaggatgaaaataaagaaaat CTGTCTTCAAATGAAAATGACATTAATGAATCAGGACATTTCAGTCCTCTTTTTACACCCCAGTCACCTGTGAAAGCCACTTTGTCTGATGAGGATGATGGCTTCATAGACCTTCTGGATGGAGAGAATCTGAAG aaTGATGAGGAGACCCCATCATGCATGGCAAGCCTCTGGACAGCTCCTCTTGTCATGAGAAGACCTACAAACCTTGTAAGTTACTCG GCCGATCGGTGCGGACTGTTTGACTCCCCTTCCCCGTGCAGCTCCACCAGCAGCTCCAGCACTCGGGCAGTGTTGAAGAGAACAGACCGATCTCATGAGGAGTCTCCTCAAGGTACAAAGCGGAGGAAGAGTGTGCCCAGTCCTGTGAAAGCAGATGTTCTGGAGCCAACCCAG CTTCTACACCAGTCTCTATCCCTGACATCTTCCCTCAAAGGAACCATTGAGAACATTTTGGACAGTGACCCAAGAGACCTTATAGGGGATTTCTCCAAG ggTTATCTCTTTCATACAGTCTCTGGGAAGCATCAGGATTTGAAATATATTTCTCCAGAAATT ATGGCATCTGTTTTGAATGGCAAGTTTGCCAATCTCATTAAAGAGTTTGTTATTATTGACTGCCGATACCCATATGAATATGAAGGTGGCCACATCAAG GGTGCTGTGAACTTGCACATGGAAGAAGAGGTTGAGGACTTCTTACTCAAGAAACCTATTGTGCCTACTGATGGCAAGCGTGTCATTGTCGTATTCCACTGTGAGTTTTCCTCTGAAAGAGGCCCTCGAAT GTGCCGAtatgtgagagaaagagataggCTTGGCAATGAGTACCCCAAACTCCACTACCCTGAACTGTATGTCCTGAAGGGGGGATACAAGGAGTTCTTTTTGAAATGCCAG TCTCACTGTGAGCCACCCAGCTACCGACCAATGCACCACGAAGACTTTAAAGAAGACCTAAAGAAGTTTCGCACCAAGAGCCGGACCTGGGCAGGGGAGAAGAGCAAAAGAGAGATGTACAGTCGCCTAAAGAAGCTCTAA
- the Cdc25a gene encoding M-phase inducer phosphatase 1 isoform X5, which produces MELGPEPPHRRRLLFACSPTPAPQPTGKVLFGASAAGGLSPVTNLTVTMDQLEGLGSFGDYEKPMEVRNNSSLQRMGSSESTDSGFCLDSPGPLDSKENLEISLRRINSLPQKLLGCSPALKRSHSDSLDHDIFQLIDQDENKENLSSNENDINESGHFSPLFTPQSPVKATLSDEDDGFIDLLDGENLKNDEETPSCMASLWTAPLVMRRPTNLVSYSADRCGLFDSPSPCSSTSSSSTRAVLKRTDRSHEESPQGTKRRKSVPSPVKADVLEPTQLLHQSLSLTSSLKGTIENILDSDPRDLIGDFSKGYLFHTVSGKHQDLKYISPEIMASVLNGKFANLIKEFVIIDCRYPYEYEGGHIKGAVNLHMEEEVEDFLLKKPIVPTDGKRVIVVFHCEFSSERGPRMCRYVRERDRLGNEYPKLHYPELYVLKGGYKEFFLKCQSHCEPPSYRPMHHEDFKEDLKKFRTKSRTWAGEKSKREMYSRLKKL; this is translated from the exons ATGGAACTGGGCCCGGAGCCCCCCCACCGCCGCCGCCTGCTCTTCGCTTGCAGCCCCACTCCTGCGCCGCAGCCCACGGGGAAGGTGCTGTTTGGCGCGTCAGCTGCTGGCGGACTGTCCCCTGTCACCAACCTGACGGTCACCATGGACCAGCTGGAAGGGCTGGGCAG TTTCGGTGACTATGAGAAACCAATGGAGGTGAGAAATAACAGCAGTCTACAGAGAATGGGCTCCTCAGAATCGACTGATTCAG GTTTCTGTCTAGATTCTCCTGGGCCCTTGGACAGTAAAGAAAA CCTTGAAATTTCCCTGAGGAGAATAAATTCCCTACCT CAGAAGCTCTTGGGATGTagcccagcactgaagaggaGCCACTCTGATTCTCTAGACCATGACATCTTTCAGCTCATCGACCaggatgaaaataaagaaaat CTGTCTTCAAATGAAAATGACATTAATGAATCAGGACATTTCAGTCCTCTTTTTACACCCCAGTCACCTGTGAAAGCCACTTTGTCTGATGAGGATGATGGCTTCATAGACCTTCTGGATGGAGAGAATCTGAAG aaTGATGAGGAGACCCCATCATGCATGGCAAGCCTCTGGACAGCTCCTCTTGTCATGAGAAGACCTACAAACCTTGTAAGTTACTCG GCCGATCGGTGCGGACTGTTTGACTCCCCTTCCCCGTGCAGCTCCACCAGCAGCTCCAGCACTCGGGCAGTGTTGAAGAGAACAGACCGATCTCATGAGGAGTCTCCTCAAGGTACAAAGCGGAGGAAGAGTGTGCCCAGTCCTGTGAAAGCAGATGTTCTGGAGCCAACCCAG CTTCTACACCAGTCTCTATCCCTGACATCTTCCCTCAAAGGAACCATTGAGAACATTTTGGACAGTGACCCAAGAGACCTTATAGGGGATTTCTCCAAG ggTTATCTCTTTCATACAGTCTCTGGGAAGCATCAGGATTTGAAATATATTTCTCCAGAAATT ATGGCATCTGTTTTGAATGGCAAGTTTGCCAATCTCATTAAAGAGTTTGTTATTATTGACTGCCGATACCCATATGAATATGAAGGTGGCCACATCAAG GGTGCTGTGAACTTGCACATGGAAGAAGAGGTTGAGGACTTCTTACTCAAGAAACCTATTGTGCCTACTGATGGCAAGCGTGTCATTGTCGTATTCCACTGTGAGTTTTCCTCTGAAAGAGGCCCTCGAAT GTGCCGAtatgtgagagaaagagataggCTTGGCAATGAGTACCCCAAACTCCACTACCCTGAACTGTATGTCCTGAAGGGGGGATACAAGGAGTTCTTTTTGAAATGCCAG TCTCACTGTGAGCCACCCAGCTACCGACCAATGCACCACGAAGACTTTAAAGAAGACCTAAAGAAGTTTCGCACCAAGAGCCGGACCTGGGCAGGGGAGAAGAGCAAAAGAGAGATGTACAGTCGCCTAAAGAAGCTCTAA
- the Cdc25a gene encoding M-phase inducer phosphatase 1 isoform X2, protein MELGPEPPHRRRLLFACSPTPAPQPTGKVLFGASAAGGLSPVTNLTVTMDQLEGLGSFGDYEKPMEVRNNSSLQRMGSSESTDSGFCLDSPGPLDSKENLEISLRRINSLPKLLGCSPALKRSHSDSLDHDIFQLIDQDENKENEAFEFKKPVRPASRGCLSAHAHEESKDTTFTHRQSSAPARMLSSNENDINESGHFSPLFTPQSPVKATLSDEDDGFIDLLDGENLKNDEETPSCMASLWTAPLVMRRPTNLVSYSADRCGLFDSPSPCSSTSSSSTRAVLKRTDRSHEESPQGTKRRKSVPSPVKADVLEPTQLLHQSLSLTSSLKGTIENILDSDPRDLIGDFSKGYLFHTVSGKHQDLKYISPEIMASVLNGKFANLIKEFVIIDCRYPYEYEGGHIKGAVNLHMEEEVEDFLLKKPIVPTDGKRVIVVFHCEFSSERGPRMCRYVRERDRLGNEYPKLHYPELYVLKGGYKEFFLKCQSHCEPPSYRPMHHEDFKEDLKKFRTKSRTWAGEKSKREMYSRLKKL, encoded by the exons ATGGAACTGGGCCCGGAGCCCCCCCACCGCCGCCGCCTGCTCTTCGCTTGCAGCCCCACTCCTGCGCCGCAGCCCACGGGGAAGGTGCTGTTTGGCGCGTCAGCTGCTGGCGGACTGTCCCCTGTCACCAACCTGACGGTCACCATGGACCAGCTGGAAGGGCTGGGCAG TTTCGGTGACTATGAGAAACCAATGGAGGTGAGAAATAACAGCAGTCTACAGAGAATGGGCTCCTCAGAATCGACTGATTCAG GTTTCTGTCTAGATTCTCCTGGGCCCTTGGACAGTAAAGAAAA CCTTGAAATTTCCCTGAGGAGAATAAATTCCCTACCT AAGCTCTTGGGATGTagcccagcactgaagaggaGCCACTCTGATTCTCTAGACCATGACATCTTTCAGCTCATCGACCaggatgaaaataaagaaaat GAAGCATTTGAATTTAAAAAGCCAGTCAGACCTGCATCTCGTGGCTGCCTGAGTGCTCATGCCCATGAGGAAAGTAAAGACACTACCTTCACCCACAGGCAAAGTTCAGCTCCAGCTCGGATG CTGTCTTCAAATGAAAATGACATTAATGAATCAGGACATTTCAGTCCTCTTTTTACACCCCAGTCACCTGTGAAAGCCACTTTGTCTGATGAGGATGATGGCTTCATAGACCTTCTGGATGGAGAGAATCTGAAG aaTGATGAGGAGACCCCATCATGCATGGCAAGCCTCTGGACAGCTCCTCTTGTCATGAGAAGACCTACAAACCTTGTAAGTTACTCG GCCGATCGGTGCGGACTGTTTGACTCCCCTTCCCCGTGCAGCTCCACCAGCAGCTCCAGCACTCGGGCAGTGTTGAAGAGAACAGACCGATCTCATGAGGAGTCTCCTCAAGGTACAAAGCGGAGGAAGAGTGTGCCCAGTCCTGTGAAAGCAGATGTTCTGGAGCCAACCCAG CTTCTACACCAGTCTCTATCCCTGACATCTTCCCTCAAAGGAACCATTGAGAACATTTTGGACAGTGACCCAAGAGACCTTATAGGGGATTTCTCCAAG ggTTATCTCTTTCATACAGTCTCTGGGAAGCATCAGGATTTGAAATATATTTCTCCAGAAATT ATGGCATCTGTTTTGAATGGCAAGTTTGCCAATCTCATTAAAGAGTTTGTTATTATTGACTGCCGATACCCATATGAATATGAAGGTGGCCACATCAAG GGTGCTGTGAACTTGCACATGGAAGAAGAGGTTGAGGACTTCTTACTCAAGAAACCTATTGTGCCTACTGATGGCAAGCGTGTCATTGTCGTATTCCACTGTGAGTTTTCCTCTGAAAGAGGCCCTCGAAT GTGCCGAtatgtgagagaaagagataggCTTGGCAATGAGTACCCCAAACTCCACTACCCTGAACTGTATGTCCTGAAGGGGGGATACAAGGAGTTCTTTTTGAAATGCCAG TCTCACTGTGAGCCACCCAGCTACCGACCAATGCACCACGAAGACTTTAAAGAAGACCTAAAGAAGTTTCGCACCAAGAGCCGGACCTGGGCAGGGGAGAAGAGCAAAAGAGAGATGTACAGTCGCCTAAAGAAGCTCTAA
- the Cdc25a gene encoding M-phase inducer phosphatase 1 isoform X1, with translation MELGPEPPHRRRLLFACSPTPAPQPTGKVLFGASAAGGLSPVTNLTVTMDQLEGLGSFGDYEKPMEVRNNSSLQRMGSSESTDSGFCLDSPGPLDSKENLEISLRRINSLPQKLLGCSPALKRSHSDSLDHDIFQLIDQDENKENEAFEFKKPVRPASRGCLSAHAHEESKDTTFTHRQSSAPARMLSSNENDINESGHFSPLFTPQSPVKATLSDEDDGFIDLLDGENLKNDEETPSCMASLWTAPLVMRRPTNLVSYSADRCGLFDSPSPCSSTSSSSTRAVLKRTDRSHEESPQGTKRRKSVPSPVKADVLEPTQLLHQSLSLTSSLKGTIENILDSDPRDLIGDFSKGYLFHTVSGKHQDLKYISPEIMASVLNGKFANLIKEFVIIDCRYPYEYEGGHIKGAVNLHMEEEVEDFLLKKPIVPTDGKRVIVVFHCEFSSERGPRMCRYVRERDRLGNEYPKLHYPELYVLKGGYKEFFLKCQSHCEPPSYRPMHHEDFKEDLKKFRTKSRTWAGEKSKREMYSRLKKL, from the exons ATGGAACTGGGCCCGGAGCCCCCCCACCGCCGCCGCCTGCTCTTCGCTTGCAGCCCCACTCCTGCGCCGCAGCCCACGGGGAAGGTGCTGTTTGGCGCGTCAGCTGCTGGCGGACTGTCCCCTGTCACCAACCTGACGGTCACCATGGACCAGCTGGAAGGGCTGGGCAG TTTCGGTGACTATGAGAAACCAATGGAGGTGAGAAATAACAGCAGTCTACAGAGAATGGGCTCCTCAGAATCGACTGATTCAG GTTTCTGTCTAGATTCTCCTGGGCCCTTGGACAGTAAAGAAAA CCTTGAAATTTCCCTGAGGAGAATAAATTCCCTACCT CAGAAGCTCTTGGGATGTagcccagcactgaagaggaGCCACTCTGATTCTCTAGACCATGACATCTTTCAGCTCATCGACCaggatgaaaataaagaaaat GAAGCATTTGAATTTAAAAAGCCAGTCAGACCTGCATCTCGTGGCTGCCTGAGTGCTCATGCCCATGAGGAAAGTAAAGACACTACCTTCACCCACAGGCAAAGTTCAGCTCCAGCTCGGATG CTGTCTTCAAATGAAAATGACATTAATGAATCAGGACATTTCAGTCCTCTTTTTACACCCCAGTCACCTGTGAAAGCCACTTTGTCTGATGAGGATGATGGCTTCATAGACCTTCTGGATGGAGAGAATCTGAAG aaTGATGAGGAGACCCCATCATGCATGGCAAGCCTCTGGACAGCTCCTCTTGTCATGAGAAGACCTACAAACCTTGTAAGTTACTCG GCCGATCGGTGCGGACTGTTTGACTCCCCTTCCCCGTGCAGCTCCACCAGCAGCTCCAGCACTCGGGCAGTGTTGAAGAGAACAGACCGATCTCATGAGGAGTCTCCTCAAGGTACAAAGCGGAGGAAGAGTGTGCCCAGTCCTGTGAAAGCAGATGTTCTGGAGCCAACCCAG CTTCTACACCAGTCTCTATCCCTGACATCTTCCCTCAAAGGAACCATTGAGAACATTTTGGACAGTGACCCAAGAGACCTTATAGGGGATTTCTCCAAG ggTTATCTCTTTCATACAGTCTCTGGGAAGCATCAGGATTTGAAATATATTTCTCCAGAAATT ATGGCATCTGTTTTGAATGGCAAGTTTGCCAATCTCATTAAAGAGTTTGTTATTATTGACTGCCGATACCCATATGAATATGAAGGTGGCCACATCAAG GGTGCTGTGAACTTGCACATGGAAGAAGAGGTTGAGGACTTCTTACTCAAGAAACCTATTGTGCCTACTGATGGCAAGCGTGTCATTGTCGTATTCCACTGTGAGTTTTCCTCTGAAAGAGGCCCTCGAAT GTGCCGAtatgtgagagaaagagataggCTTGGCAATGAGTACCCCAAACTCCACTACCCTGAACTGTATGTCCTGAAGGGGGGATACAAGGAGTTCTTTTTGAAATGCCAG TCTCACTGTGAGCCACCCAGCTACCGACCAATGCACCACGAAGACTTTAAAGAAGACCTAAAGAAGTTTCGCACCAAGAGCCGGACCTGGGCAGGGGAGAAGAGCAAAAGAGAGATGTACAGTCGCCTAAAGAAGCTCTAA
- the Cdc25a gene encoding M-phase inducer phosphatase 1 isoform X7: protein MELGPEPPHRRRLLFACSPTPAPQPTGKVLFGASAAGGLSPVTNLTVTMDQLEGLGSFGDYEKPMEVRNNSSLQRMGSSESTDSGFCLDSPGPLDSKENLEISLRRINSLPQKLLGCSPALKRSHSDSLDHDIFQLIDQDENKENLSSNENDINESGHFSPLFTPQSPVKATLSDEDDGFIDLLDGENLKNDEETPSCMASLWTAPLVMRRPTNLADRCGLFDSPSPCSSTSSSSTRAVLKRTDRSHEESPQGTKRRKSVPSPVKADVLEPTQLLHQSLSLTSSLKGTIENILDSDPRDLIGDFSKGYLFHTVSGKHQDLKYISPEIMASVLNGKFANLIKEFVIIDCRYPYEYEGGHIKGAVNLHMEEEVEDFLLKKPIVPTDGKRVIVVFHCEFSSERGPRMCRYVRERDRLGNEYPKLHYPELYVLKGGYKEFFLKCQSHCEPPSYRPMHHEDFKEDLKKFRTKSRTWAGEKSKREMYSRLKKL from the exons ATGGAACTGGGCCCGGAGCCCCCCCACCGCCGCCGCCTGCTCTTCGCTTGCAGCCCCACTCCTGCGCCGCAGCCCACGGGGAAGGTGCTGTTTGGCGCGTCAGCTGCTGGCGGACTGTCCCCTGTCACCAACCTGACGGTCACCATGGACCAGCTGGAAGGGCTGGGCAG TTTCGGTGACTATGAGAAACCAATGGAGGTGAGAAATAACAGCAGTCTACAGAGAATGGGCTCCTCAGAATCGACTGATTCAG GTTTCTGTCTAGATTCTCCTGGGCCCTTGGACAGTAAAGAAAA CCTTGAAATTTCCCTGAGGAGAATAAATTCCCTACCT CAGAAGCTCTTGGGATGTagcccagcactgaagaggaGCCACTCTGATTCTCTAGACCATGACATCTTTCAGCTCATCGACCaggatgaaaataaagaaaat CTGTCTTCAAATGAAAATGACATTAATGAATCAGGACATTTCAGTCCTCTTTTTACACCCCAGTCACCTGTGAAAGCCACTTTGTCTGATGAGGATGATGGCTTCATAGACCTTCTGGATGGAGAGAATCTGAAG aaTGATGAGGAGACCCCATCATGCATGGCAAGCCTCTGGACAGCTCCTCTTGTCATGAGAAGACCTACAAACCTT GCCGATCGGTGCGGACTGTTTGACTCCCCTTCCCCGTGCAGCTCCACCAGCAGCTCCAGCACTCGGGCAGTGTTGAAGAGAACAGACCGATCTCATGAGGAGTCTCCTCAAGGTACAAAGCGGAGGAAGAGTGTGCCCAGTCCTGTGAAAGCAGATGTTCTGGAGCCAACCCAG CTTCTACACCAGTCTCTATCCCTGACATCTTCCCTCAAAGGAACCATTGAGAACATTTTGGACAGTGACCCAAGAGACCTTATAGGGGATTTCTCCAAG ggTTATCTCTTTCATACAGTCTCTGGGAAGCATCAGGATTTGAAATATATTTCTCCAGAAATT ATGGCATCTGTTTTGAATGGCAAGTTTGCCAATCTCATTAAAGAGTTTGTTATTATTGACTGCCGATACCCATATGAATATGAAGGTGGCCACATCAAG GGTGCTGTGAACTTGCACATGGAAGAAGAGGTTGAGGACTTCTTACTCAAGAAACCTATTGTGCCTACTGATGGCAAGCGTGTCATTGTCGTATTCCACTGTGAGTTTTCCTCTGAAAGAGGCCCTCGAAT GTGCCGAtatgtgagagaaagagataggCTTGGCAATGAGTACCCCAAACTCCACTACCCTGAACTGTATGTCCTGAAGGGGGGATACAAGGAGTTCTTTTTGAAATGCCAG TCTCACTGTGAGCCACCCAGCTACCGACCAATGCACCACGAAGACTTTAAAGAAGACCTAAAGAAGTTTCGCACCAAGAGCCGGACCTGGGCAGGGGAGAAGAGCAAAAGAGAGATGTACAGTCGCCTAAAGAAGCTCTAA
- the Cdc25a gene encoding M-phase inducer phosphatase 1 isoform X4 produces the protein MELGPEPPHRRRLLFACSPTPAPQPTGKVLFGASAAGGLSPVTNLTVTMDQLEGLGSFGDYEKPMEVRNNSSLQRMGSSESTDSGFCLDSPGPLDSKENLEISLRRINSLPKLLGCSPALKRSHSDSLDHDIFQLIDQDENKENEAFEFKKPVRPASRGCLSAHAHEESKDTTFTHRQSSAPARMLSSNENDINESGHFSPLFTPQSPVKATLSDEDDGFIDLLDGENLKNDEETPSCMASLWTAPLVMRRPTNLADRCGLFDSPSPCSSTSSSSTRAVLKRTDRSHEESPQGTKRRKSVPSPVKADVLEPTQLLHQSLSLTSSLKGTIENILDSDPRDLIGDFSKGYLFHTVSGKHQDLKYISPEIMASVLNGKFANLIKEFVIIDCRYPYEYEGGHIKGAVNLHMEEEVEDFLLKKPIVPTDGKRVIVVFHCEFSSERGPRMCRYVRERDRLGNEYPKLHYPELYVLKGGYKEFFLKCQSHCEPPSYRPMHHEDFKEDLKKFRTKSRTWAGEKSKREMYSRLKKL, from the exons ATGGAACTGGGCCCGGAGCCCCCCCACCGCCGCCGCCTGCTCTTCGCTTGCAGCCCCACTCCTGCGCCGCAGCCCACGGGGAAGGTGCTGTTTGGCGCGTCAGCTGCTGGCGGACTGTCCCCTGTCACCAACCTGACGGTCACCATGGACCAGCTGGAAGGGCTGGGCAG TTTCGGTGACTATGAGAAACCAATGGAGGTGAGAAATAACAGCAGTCTACAGAGAATGGGCTCCTCAGAATCGACTGATTCAG GTTTCTGTCTAGATTCTCCTGGGCCCTTGGACAGTAAAGAAAA CCTTGAAATTTCCCTGAGGAGAATAAATTCCCTACCT AAGCTCTTGGGATGTagcccagcactgaagaggaGCCACTCTGATTCTCTAGACCATGACATCTTTCAGCTCATCGACCaggatgaaaataaagaaaat GAAGCATTTGAATTTAAAAAGCCAGTCAGACCTGCATCTCGTGGCTGCCTGAGTGCTCATGCCCATGAGGAAAGTAAAGACACTACCTTCACCCACAGGCAAAGTTCAGCTCCAGCTCGGATG CTGTCTTCAAATGAAAATGACATTAATGAATCAGGACATTTCAGTCCTCTTTTTACACCCCAGTCACCTGTGAAAGCCACTTTGTCTGATGAGGATGATGGCTTCATAGACCTTCTGGATGGAGAGAATCTGAAG aaTGATGAGGAGACCCCATCATGCATGGCAAGCCTCTGGACAGCTCCTCTTGTCATGAGAAGACCTACAAACCTT GCCGATCGGTGCGGACTGTTTGACTCCCCTTCCCCGTGCAGCTCCACCAGCAGCTCCAGCACTCGGGCAGTGTTGAAGAGAACAGACCGATCTCATGAGGAGTCTCCTCAAGGTACAAAGCGGAGGAAGAGTGTGCCCAGTCCTGTGAAAGCAGATGTTCTGGAGCCAACCCAG CTTCTACACCAGTCTCTATCCCTGACATCTTCCCTCAAAGGAACCATTGAGAACATTTTGGACAGTGACCCAAGAGACCTTATAGGGGATTTCTCCAAG ggTTATCTCTTTCATACAGTCTCTGGGAAGCATCAGGATTTGAAATATATTTCTCCAGAAATT ATGGCATCTGTTTTGAATGGCAAGTTTGCCAATCTCATTAAAGAGTTTGTTATTATTGACTGCCGATACCCATATGAATATGAAGGTGGCCACATCAAG GGTGCTGTGAACTTGCACATGGAAGAAGAGGTTGAGGACTTCTTACTCAAGAAACCTATTGTGCCTACTGATGGCAAGCGTGTCATTGTCGTATTCCACTGTGAGTTTTCCTCTGAAAGAGGCCCTCGAAT GTGCCGAtatgtgagagaaagagataggCTTGGCAATGAGTACCCCAAACTCCACTACCCTGAACTGTATGTCCTGAAGGGGGGATACAAGGAGTTCTTTTTGAAATGCCAG TCTCACTGTGAGCCACCCAGCTACCGACCAATGCACCACGAAGACTTTAAAGAAGACCTAAAGAAGTTTCGCACCAAGAGCCGGACCTGGGCAGGGGAGAAGAGCAAAAGAGAGATGTACAGTCGCCTAAAGAAGCTCTAA